The following nucleotide sequence is from Sparus aurata chromosome 22, fSpaAur1.1, whole genome shotgun sequence.
AGGGCAATAATATTGGTATTACTATTAAAAATGAACGTGCACCCATATTCTTTCAATCCTACCTCTCCACTGAACGTAATTTAACTTGATTTAAGTCCTTAAGAACATCCAGCATGGAAGGAATCCCTTTAACTTCCAAGCCCGACACAAGGCCTTTCTCGTTCTTCCTGCGCTGACGGATCAGCTCTAATACAGAAGCATTCTCATTGGAGGAGTTTggacaaagaggaggaggaggaggaggtggaggtggaggtggaggagcacCACAGCGAGGTGTCGAGGTAAGAGCTGGAGGAGACATAAGAGGTGTGCCAGGTGCATTCTGGGACTCGATCCGACCTAACAAAATGtaagaatatgaaaatgttgTTACATTTGCttaacttttaaaaataactcacaGCATTATATGCTGAATACATTTGCATCTTTAGTGAAAAGCTTAAGTCACAAAGAGTGTGGACCTGGAGCCGGAGCAGCAGTAACAATCATGGCAATCTGAGCTTGCAGTTGAAGCAGCTCGTTTTCCAATAGTGTGATCTTCTTCAGGGCGTCTGGATCTGTTGCCTGCCGTACAGATCTGCCTCCTCTCTGGGCTTGATTCAGAGCCGGTCCTGGGTATCTCACCACATCCCGATTTACAGTACTTTGCTTCTGCGGAGGCAAATGGTTCCTATGGAGACGAAATATCAGTTTTCTATTtagtttgaacattttaaaagaagacCAGACATGCACTATATATGCATATACAAAACATAGAAAAAGTCCAATCATTGCTTTTCTTTACAGAGATCAGCATTGTCCTGCTTAGACAGGCTTCCCACAAGTACATCACCGGTTTACAAATACACCCGTGTTTTTATACCAGCCAGAAAGAGAAGGGCTATGTTTTACCCCGCAGCATGAACTAACTAATACACCTGTCTACAGAAAGCAAGCTTTTCTGCTTGCTTCAGGAAAGAAACTTCATGaactaaagcaaaaaaaaatgaatggctACACACACATTGTGCAGTACAAAAGTGTCACTTAGCTACACTCACCGCTTTTATTATAGTAACCAAAGAAAAGTTCATATTAGAACCTTGCTATCTATGAACACTGAATACAAACATTACCTGGCTGAAACACTTGCGGAGTTGTCTATTGTCTTGTTGTtcctctgagcagcagcagcagctgccagTGACACCCTGAGCTTCTGCCTGTCTCTGTTCAAACGCTACAGTGGACTCGGATGCATGCGCTCTTTGATTCATCACATTTCGTTAAATATACAAACCAATGTCTTGCTCGTGTCAGGAAGAAATATTTTGTCTGACAAACAGCCTATGTGGTTTCATTCTCTAGTTATTCTACACTGTAAACTTGCACTTGGCAATATtaccttgtttgttttgtgtccctTCTTACCTGGTCTTGGCGAAGCTCTCCCCCTCGTCCTCAAACACCCAGAGTACGTCAGCGAATGAGGGAATGGCTGGTGTGTCCGCAGGGACGTCGACACAACCATGGGGCTTGTAGGCAAGCAGAGGGACCTAAGGACGAAACAGGACGAGGAATGATGACACACTGGGAGGCTGACtaggtgacaaaaacaacagaaaactgCAGAAACTATAAAtgataacataaaaataaaacctgacAAAATTCATCAACATGTGTACATCATTCTGCAGAAAAGGAATATaagaatgaaaatgagaaaCAGGGAAGTTGCATAACTATAGAACAAGTGAATATCTTTGGTGTGTCTCATGATAAAACAGTCTTAACAATATAAATGAGCACTTgctaatgacaaaaaaacagaattgcTTCTGTTTAGGAATAACTATGTGACAGTTTAATTCAGattacatattttctttgtcaggGTTGTTACATGTAGAAACACATAGATGCActtaaaaagacaaaaccatCATAATAAACTGGACTGATTTTGAGTGATAATCTTCAGTCTGTTAGAAAAGTGGAATGGGTACCTGAAAGTGGACACGTGGTTGAGGTGCCAGTGGAAGGTTGGTCCCAATCATCCTCACAATGCTGCGATACTGACCGCACAGCTGACTGTCCCACACTGGAACCAGCTGCAGAcaggacgacacacacacacacacacacacacacacacacacacacacacacacacacacacacacacacacacacacacacacacacacaaataagacCTTGGTGAGAAATGCCTTTGGTAAGCCCACTGATATCCCTGGATGCTGGTTTGAGATTCAGTAATATGATCAtaacagaagtgtgtgtgtgtgtgtgtgtgtgtgtgtgtgctcaccatATCTGGAGACACTCCAAAGTACTCCAGGACGATGCGCAGCACATCCAGGACATCCTCTAATAAAGACATTGGaaggactttttctttttgccagcTGATGACTGCTGAGCTCCTCTTTCTGCTGACTGACTTCAAAAGAGGTCAACAAGGAATGGATGCCACTAAGTCACATACTTTACACCTGAAGCAAAATAAAGCACACAAGAGAAGAATTGAAAGttgaagttgaaaagttgaagtTGAATTGAAAACTGAGCCACAAAGCTGAGAGTAGTTTTGGAGTAGTTTTTATCGCCTATAAACTACTGCAAGAATTTAGGAACATATGAACCTCAGCTAAACTGGTCTGCCGGTCTCATGCTCACCAAGGCGATCAAATCAGCCCACAATGGTCCAGTTCTTagagctgtttctttttttttcttctttattttttttaacatgataCTATTGGATTATAAAGAATAAAATTGCATTATGgcgaaaaaacaacacattttctacCTGCTGATACAGTTATTGTCCCCAGACTCAAAGCTAAACCTGAAGAAGCAGCGTTCACTGTCCATACATTGCCTTTTATCACatgaaagcaacattatgtaacttttatCCTTTAtctaacagcttcaaaatcattttgatggcacagtgtcttGTGATATGGTGAATGGTGTCTTCATCTCAGCCACTCCACCCGCCTATCACTTGTTTCCATTAAATCGTCTTTTTGAAAGGGGCTATACAATTAAAGGTGCTGTATGTAGAATTGATCACCTGTCCATGTTATAGTCCAAACATAAAAAGAGAGGCATATAACCAGAGTAACCtctaactgtagctgcagttagctagtaagctcagCTACCTGTGCAGTTAGCGGTCGAatcagctgactctgcctgCACTGAGGGCATGTTGgtgttatttcttcatattctggTGATAAATTGTTATTTTCTACTGTACGCTGAAATATCTTTAAATGCCAATAATTTACAACAAACATCTACATTTTTGATAATGTACTGCTAAATGTGTGAATTAAACAGCTTTCCGCCTGAGGCTGTACTGGTGAGGAGTATAGCTGTGACTAATAATGAAACTGGAAGAACCACAGGAACAAAAAGAACGGCGctaaattcaaataaaacacattttggattaCAAATATTCTCCTGGCGTCCATTTTTGACCCAACTGTCAAAAGATGTCACCTGGTGGCATCACAGACTGATGCTCAGGGAGGCAgttgtctcttcttctttagGTTAACGATGGATGCTGACTCGGCCATAGAATCACATTCGGTCGACATAAAAGCAGATGAgtggattttttgttttaaccttAAGAGTAACCTTCTGTTCAGGGCAGTGCAGGTAACTTCAGCCCGTGCAGGAACCGCAGTGTGTTCCTCTGTTAAAAAAGCTGCATGGCTCATCAAAACTCGGATGCGCGACGCTGGTAAACATGCGGGGGAAAGCggataaatatataaataactgtTCTTACCGTACTCGTGTCCTTGTCGAAACGTGCTTTAGGAGCTACATTTGTCCGGGACATTCATAATAACCGCTAACACGAACTGTAACTGCAGATAAACAGTAGTAACTTGCAGTTCCCCTCTGGGCTCCCACGAGTCAGTCAAATAAAGCCGCAGTAGCAAAAccttctctgattggctggagaggcagagaagccAATAGGAGTGGGCGACTTTAACGCTCGTTGACCAATTGAGTCTCATGAAACGCTTGCACCAAATTTGTATTTCTACACGAGCTGCAACTTTTCCTCGGTAAGAAAACACTGCTACATTTAATTTCACTCCATTTACCACACATTCAGAGCATTGATAGTGTTATAAATTGTAACAACAACGCAGTTTTATGTTCAAACGTTATAACGAAGAAACTgaagatgtattttttaaaaggtgGCCACCTTCCTCATTTTTCGAAAGTAGCTAACGCTAGCTTCTTTAGCTAACCAGAACGTTAACGCTCACGCTGCGACTTGACAGGACAACTGAATGTGTCGCCTTTAAACCGATTTAGCCTCGTATGTGTAGTTTTTCTTGCTTAAAAACTTCAAACTGAGACCGTAACAAATAAATGACTATCGCTTCATCGTTTGAATTCTTTAAACATCCGCATAACGTTAGTATATTTTGTTGATCGCTCAACGTTAAACTTTTGACCATGCTAACTGTAAATCCACACTTTAGTAACGTTAACCTCCCGATCTCAGTTTCAGGTCTGGTGAAATAGACAAAGATGATGGATGCACTGTCAGTGGTGAGTCAGCTGCGGGATCTGGCTTCTGAGCCGCAGAACCGAGAGGTTATTGTCCAGGATCAGGGCTGTCTCCCCGGACTGGTTCTCTTCCTGGACCACCAGAACCCAGACGTGCTGTTTGCAACTCTTCAGGTGTGTGAAAGAGGTTGGACTGGGGTGTTAACGTGCTTGATGATACCTTTACTACCAGCTATTTTCCAAGTTTTATCATTGTATTATCTTAATATAACATTTCTTAATGTGATTTCCTACTGTTAGAACAGATAGAAAAATAGGCCTGCAGAGATTTTACAGGTTGTTGTGATAAGTAATCCATCAAAGagaacatttagtttttttttattcttgattgattgttttgaaTCATGATATGAATCATGATATTATTGTAGGGCATGGCCTGAAAAtgatatcccgatattttttgGCCATACCGCGATGAATGATATGTACCTTGATATTTTGAAGCCTATTCACAAGCACTGCATACTTTTTCGGTCTGGgcaacaaaatattttatattttatatcaaattGGCCCTTCCTTAATATCAATGTTGCAAAAACATCTATTTACACAGGCTGCTTGAAAAGTAGAAAATGATGCCCATGGTTGTAATGCAGGGCAGCTTGTGTTGATAGGTTAGTTGTAGCATAGCTTTGTATACTTAAATCCATCTTTGACCTTCCTCTGACCTCAGACCCTGCGCTACTTGGCTGAGTTGACCCCCAACATCTCTACCATGAAGAATGAACTGGGTATGATGGTGAGCTTGGAGAACCTTATTGGGAGGTgagctgatgtttttgttttttttattgtccttGTGACTTGCTGTCGAGCTGTCTGGAAAGTACTTTCGTGGCATGTTTATGTGATTTTGGTTGAAACAATAGTTGCTTGAACTTTCTGCATTTCAAATTATGGCACATATATATTTGTAGTTTAATTAGCAATACAGAAGAAAGCAGTTCTAAGGTCATATCATGTTGTATTTAGTCACCATAAAACATAGGATTATTGATTAATACATCCAAATGATCAGACTGAAGTGCCATGTAATTTTATAGATAATTGGGTGGTGTTGGGATCAGGctacatttaaatataacatGTCTCCATGCAGGGAGGGACTGTCTGTTGACATCACAGCCTTGGCCCAGGAGGTGTTCAATATTCTGAATGCACCTGCTAATCCCTTGCCACGCACACCTGAGAGGCAGCAGAGAAAGAAATCCCAGTTCTTTATAAACACCTCCAACAAGAAGGCCAAATCTGTCACTCTGCACATCCAGGGGCTGGACAGCACTGTGAGTAGGCTGACTGACACAATCACACACGCGCACTCATACGTTAGCGATTGTTTGTGGTTATTAGGCCAGCAAGGGAACTCATAATAACCGTGTGCGATTCTTATCCAGGACCAGCGAGGCTTGTGTGAGGAGGCTCTCCTTAAGGTCAGAGGAGTGATCAGCTTCACCTTCCAGATGGCTTCCAAGAGATGTACCATCCGTATCCGCTCGGACCTGCCCACTGAGGTAACTCTTGATATATTCACCTTCGGTATTATTGGATTGTCAAAGCCACTGATGAACATGTGGTGCAGGAACTTGGCAAAAGAAAATGGCACACCCAATTTCTGATGGATTTTAATTAATTCCAGTTATCTTTTTGGCCTATGTTTCTTAATTTGCAGAGTTTGGCATCAGCCATCGCTGCCACCAAAGTGTTGTCGGCCCAACAGGTGGTGAAAAACGAGGCGGGAGAAGAGGTGGGTGGTGGTCACAGAGCACACCTTTTGACTGAACAGTATAATATTGAAGTACCAAGAGTGGGTAAACCAAGAAACTAGAAGAATTGTaacttttctctcccttttagGTTTTAATCCCTCTAAAGTCTTCCGGAGTGGAAGTGCAGCAAAACTCAGCTATACCAGACTACctcccagaggaggaggagagcccaGAGAGGGAGGTCGACCGAGCAATTTCTCGCACCACAGCGAAGGACACTTCCAGTGGAAGCTGGCTCAACAGTGCTGCCAGCTTCCTCACAAAAACATTCTACTGGTGAGACTGGTGCAAGTTGATTCCCTGAGATCCAGTGACACAGAGTTGTGCTCAAAGAACAGTCCTACTGCTGTAAGTTACTGGAATGGACATTACTGGATGTTACCAATCAGCAGCTTGACATAAATTCTTTTGAAGAACTATAAATTGTCAACATTGTGTTTTACTAATGTGCTCACCTACTCCAATGGAGGCACACTCACATGAAAAATATCTTTTGTCTCTGGACTTTCATAATGCTGGTTTCTATCCAGTATTCTcatgtaatgtaaatattttctgtcagtttttccaaactgtctgttttctctctgtgtaaaaaagtgttttaaagatttttgctACTTTTCTCTAAAGTTGGAAGAGTCTTTTTCAGTATATCCTGCTGTAGATGTACTGGTTTATGCTAAAATAAATCTACAAAATATCACATGTATTCATTgtgtactgtaaatgttttcattatttcctCTGTGCTTTGGATaaagagaagtaaaaaaaaaaaagattacaatACCACATGAGTGAATAGGTAATCAGTTCAAAAAGTTTTATTTACTTGCCAAACAGTATAGCTGCAACAGTTGTACAGTGATTTCAGCTTTACAGTGGTTCAAAGATCTCATCCCACAGCCCCTCATCTGAAGAAAAGGGCTTATTATTTTCCAAAGCCTCGAGGTCAGTCTTAGTAAAATATATCGacttttaaacataatttataGGATATCTATGTATAATGTCATTTACAAGGGACTTTGCTTCCGTTAAAGCAATTTATTTGCGAGCAATGTCAAGTCACCGTGTCGATGACAGCATGCTGTGTACTACTGGTAAAGACCAGCACTACATAATCAAGACATGTAATCCTTCAGAGGTTTCCTTCCATCAGGGTCAACAAAGAGGAAACTAAGTGCAAAGGTTTCAAACCAAATGCTAAGGGAGCAGCAGTACTGAGAGTCAGGTGTAATGTTTGGGTTCCAGTGTTTTACTTGAATCCCTCGTTAGTCTTTCTGTCAAAAAAAGCGTTATAAAAAGGACAAATTGTTTGACAGTATAGCTCTTATATGATGAtagaacagacaaacatttcatacTTTCAACGTAAATCAAGAAAAGGAAGTCTCCGGATATTTCGGGCATGTGGCCAGAATGTCAAAGCTCATATGGGAATGCGTATCTTCACTGAGTACAGACAAGTCACCTCATTCTTCCTATGATGCGGTAAGGCAAAGGAACATCAAAATTAGCAGCAGTTCTTCTTAAATCCTTCATCAAAAAAGATCAAATTAATCAGATTATTTCAGAGTTACCATCACAAACTTAATTAAACTTAATTTATTTACTCGGGCCAAAACAAAGGTTAATCTCTGACAAAAGGCGGCTGTGTCCTTCAACACCGTACGATGCAGCATCGATGGGGTAAACtattgaaaaggaaaaaagcagGACTTAACGTCAAAgcagagtttctttttttcttaatttgaaCAGAAAGCAAAGACAGGATGAGGACGAAAACAAAGAATCACATTTCTTCTGTACAGCaattaaataaaactaaacaaaaaatcAGTAGTTTTCACCCTAATTCTCAGTTTTTCTGAGAAaacagtattttcattttctcattaaCTTGAGCTCCAGGTGCCCCTGCCTCACCCCAGTAATAACCTATAGTCTTAAACACTGTAGACACCGCAAAAATATATTACATGACACTTTCCTGTAGGCTTAATACAACTTCATGCACTCCTACATCCCATCTCTTCTCTAACGTTTCAATAGAAACATGAGAATTAGGAGGTTCCAGTCAAAGAGAGCAAACCGCGTTAATGAAACCCTGTAATTCAAAGCCTGTTGAGCGAGTTCCAGTTTTAACGCCACTGAGTTTATCAGTCTGATTACAGTGTGTTCTACAGcgacgggggaaaaaaaaactcttcaaGTATCACGGCTGAAGACTTTACAGCTGATCTCAgtttacattattattagtctctcattctctctctctcacacacacagacataaacacacacatctcaagAGATTCACATGATGGAACAGGTGCTCAATGGCCTCCTGTGACTTCAGGACATTCACTTCAGAATGAGGGGTAGTTTGGGGCTGTACACAGAACATTATGACCAAGTGTGATTAtggtcagagacagagaggcaggtcTGATCCCCACACAGTTTGTAGGGGGACAGTAACTTCTCTCTGGAGACGCTTTAAGGAGATCTTTGGAGGAGACACCATCTTTGGGAAGTGGCCGCGGTGCTCTTCTGTAGCGTGACAAAGTAAGTAAAACCTCTGGAGGGGTCCTGGCTCTGACGCAGCGAGTCCTTCCTTTGTACAGCTCTGTGCTACCCCTCTCTGACcatctcacttcctgtctctctggGCGTGGAATCATCTCGGTCTAACAGCGCATCAGGCAACATCTAAAACACATGGATGACATAGATTAGTGGCAGTTGCTATGAAGGTTAAGGTACTTTAAAAATCACCTCTTTAAAAATTATCTCAACTCtctaataaacaaacaacagttttgtttgttttgattagtGCCAAATGTTTGTGTTCACCTGCTCTGATACTGAATATTGTTGTAATATTAAACCCTGACAGGTATTTTCAGTTGCTCGTGATAGGACAATCTGCCAAACGTCATAAATGTAGattcaaatgtaaatgaagcCAACCGCCCATTCAGCTCACAATGAGGGTACAGTGTGTGAagctcagaggaagaagagaggatggATGGCTAAGTACTGAACTTCCATTAAAAGACAGTCAAAATGAATGTAGCACAAGTCAAGATATCCTCTTTTTGAGTGtaggtgaaagtttcaaaaacaTTCAATCCTAAATTTCCCATAATGCTACAATAGGGTTCACACCAAAAGCTGAACATAATGAGCAAGAGTCAAGTTAATGAATTAGTCATTGTACAGAACAGGCTTGCCCCTTTGTGCTACTctcaaaataaagtaaatgcGTAATGAAAACTAGGTCCCCTATAATTATCATCAATTATCATTGAGAGGATAAAGTGATGATGACGACAAATGAAATAAGATGAGGCAAAGCAGAGAGAGGATGCTTATTGACCTGGACCCTGCTGGGCTGATATGTCCTCTATTCCACTGAGAGGCTTTAGGAGACCGTTCTCCCTGAAGGCTACGACAGgaactctctcctcttcctcatgatgctcctcctctccctcaggaGGAGTCAGCCTGGAATGTGAAGGCAGTTCGATCACCTCTTCAAACTCCCCGTTCTCCCTGAGAACGTAGGACGGAAAGGATCTGTTAAATTCTCCTTTCAGTACGGTCATGTACGACATCAGTGTGAggatttacatgacatttaccTGGACAGGTCAGGATGGCTCAGCTCGGAGTTGTTGGGGTTCGGGTTGGGGTCAGGTTGGCGACCGTTACTGTTGTGTGTCGGTGACGCCGTCACTGCAGATGAACTCGGAGCTGCTGATGATgacagagaacaaacacagcagtcagAAACAGCATCATTTGAACGACTACAGTGGTTataatttaaagggacagttcatcccaaaatgaaaaaataaaaaccccaaaaaacgtttatttatccatctagactGTTTTGGTTTGAGATACTGAGTTTTTAAGATAGcggctgtagagatgtctgctggtgcaacagcaatgtctctatccagaaatcatgacccagttacttGTTCGAGCAGTTTCACGTAACTAATATTTTTCTCCACCAATCGCATCACTGCGCAAAAAGAAGTTTGCATCTACACATGGACAAGAAGCTCACACTTCTGCTTGTGACAGCACGGGGTGAAACATTAATGGCCTCTTCACTTGGCTGACCTCTGACATTAGCCAAGACAGCTACCCACTTCATGAGAAGACACACTCttacttctatgtatttttgactttggggtgaactgtctcTTTAACAGAAGTGTGATTGAAAAAAGAGATCAATTAAGTTACCTGCACTGTCTCCATTCCTGTTTGGAACAACTTTCTAGAGACGGAGAAGAGTAAACAGAATGAACACTCAGGAACAACATCGCTTCTTCATGATTAGTCAGATACAATTTTTCTCAGAGGCGTTACcttctctgctgtgtctgaacGTCTTGTCCTCTTCATGATTTCCTCCAGACGCTGTTGGAAaacaagatcttttacatgcactgCACCTGAGGGATTTTAAGACAAATGAcgtatgtgtgtgaacatgCGTCACCTTTTTTCTCTCAAGGCGTTCGGCCTCCTCTTTCTGAAAGTGTTTCTCCCTCTCCTGCCTCAGTCGTTCCGCCTCCTCTTTCTGTCgagactcctcctcctctttctaatacacaaacacagtttcctATTGTGAGAACGACAGACTTCTTGGATGCCTCCACAAGTCCACCGGTACACTCTCTCTGACCTGTTTCTGGagtctctctgcctcctctctctctttctgaagTCTCTCTTCCTcgtccttcttctcctcctcctcctccttcgctctcctctcctctgccaggcgctgagcctcctcctctctctttgcTCGCTCCTCGGCCTTACGGCGAGCCATCTCCTCCTTCGCTAACCTGTACAGTCAAGGATGCAGATGCATATTATCCATCTCTCCTTGCACTCTCACAGATCACATTCATATTTACTGCAGCTCAGCCAACGTACCTcgcctgctcctcctgttgcctgcgctcctcttcctctctctctctctgctcgcGGGCCAGCCGGCGATTCTCAGCCAGGATTCGGCTCGCCTCCTCTGGATCTGTGGTGCCTGCTGAGGGCTTGTATGCTGGGGGACTGCTTATATTCtctaaaaagcattaaaattaaaattgaagTTAAGAGCAGATAATATAGCAAACAATAGAACAAAAATGTTCATCCAAATATTAAAAGCACTGCCAGGACAGAAAACATTTACGACACActattaaacaaaaatgtaattatgcTATTCAATTAACTGACCGctggatgctgctgctggtatATGATCACTACTAGGCTTGTTCTGCCCGAGCGGCTGAGGCCGCGGCTGAGGAGGACTGAGGACccgctcttcctc
It contains:
- the mtfr2 gene encoding mitochondrial fission regulator 2 isoform X1 — protein: MSLLEDVLDVLRIVLEYFGVSPDMLVPVWDSQLCGQYRSIVRMIGTNLPLAPQPRVHFQVPLLAYKPHGCVDVPADTPAIPSFADVLWVFEDEGESFAKTRDRQKLRVSLAAAAAAQRNNKTIDNSASVSARNHLPPQKQSTVNRDVVRYPGPALNQAQRGGRSVRQATDPDALKKITLLENELLQLQAQIAMIVTAAPAPGRIESQNAPGTPLMSPPALTSTPRCGAPPPPPPPPPPPPLCPNSSNENASVLELIRQRRKNEKGLVSGLEVKGIPSMLDVLKDLNQVKLRSVERSPGGTPVTRRRSKGGAASLSDPAALIAEALKRKFAQHRHNNSSDKENSLELSPFGSPETPKVPLHIRRSRGRLHL
- the armc1l gene encoding armadillo repeat containing 1, like produces the protein MMDALSVVSQLRDLASEPQNREVIVQDQGCLPGLVLFLDHQNPDVLFATLQTLRYLAELTPNISTMKNELGMMVSLENLIGREGLSVDITALAQEVFNILNAPANPLPRTPERQQRKKSQFFINTSNKKAKSVTLHIQGLDSTDQRGLCEEALLKVRGVISFTFQMASKRCTIRIRSDLPTESLASAIAATKVLSAQQVVKNEAGEEVLIPLKSSGVEVQQNSAIPDYLPEEEESPEREVDRAISRTTAKDTSSGSWLNSAASFLTKTFYW
- the mtfr2 gene encoding mitochondrial fission regulator 2 isoform X2 — translated: MSLLEDVLDVLRIVLEYFGVSPDMLVPVWDSQLCGQYRSIVRMIGTNLPLAPQPRVHFQVPLLAYKPHGCVDVPADTPAIPSFADVLWVFEDEGESFAKTRNHLPPQKQSTVNRDVVRYPGPALNQAQRGGRSVRQATDPDALKKITLLENELLQLQAQIAMIVTAAPAPGRIESQNAPGTPLMSPPALTSTPRCGAPPPPPPPPPPPPLCPNSSNENASVLELIRQRRKNEKGLVSGLEVKGIPSMLDVLKDLNQVKLRSVERSPGGTPVTRRRSKGGAASLSDPAALIAEALKRKFAQHRHNNSSDKENSLELSPFGSPETPKVPLHIRRSRGRLHL